Proteins from a single region of Zonotrichia leucophrys gambelii isolate GWCS_2022_RI chromosome 17, RI_Zleu_2.0, whole genome shotgun sequence:
- the QRFP gene encoding orexigenic neuropeptide QRFP — MRAPYSLSCLFLLSLGACFPPGERWEPAQPGEGALLGPGWHTEGRGPGWRAAPKRRRSEEERDALLSLARELLGTRPGRSGGPEALPAGGEKRSGALGNLAEELTGYNRKKGGFTFRFGR, encoded by the coding sequence ATGAGAGCACCCTACTCGCTGtcctgcctgttcctgctgAGCCTGGGCGCCTGCTTCCCCCCGGGCGAGCGCTGGGAGCCGGCCCAGCCCGGGGAAGGGGCTCTGCTGGGTCCCGGCTGGCACACGGAGGGCCGGGGTCCCGGCTGGAGGGCAGCCCCGAAGCGGCGGAGGAGCGAGGAGGAGCGGGACGCGCTGCTGAGCCTCGCCCGGGAGCTGCTCGGGACGCGGCCGGGCCGGAGCGGCGGCCCCGAGGCGCTGCCCGCGGGAGGGGAGAAGCGCAGCGGAGCCCTGGGCAACCTGGCGGAGGAACTCACCGGCtacaacaggaaaaaagggggcTTCACCTTCCGCTTCGGGAGATGA
- the FIBCD1 gene encoding fibrinogen C domain-containing protein 1, giving the protein MGNERWKTVGGASQLEDGQQEKSQRMSCGYILCTVLLSVAVLLAVTVTGAILFMNHYHTPVTEPPPVISTNPEEANALVTIEKADSSRINIFIDPNCPSAAGTLGRVEGLQSSLLHALTEHDAEAKATKSQQKALLVTVADEVAKLLSHAVQLRADCDGLKKGHSAMGQELSALQGEQGRLIQLLSESQSSMARLVSSVSDALDSLQRERGGARPRLKADLQRAPARGARPRGCSNGSRPRDCFDIYMSGQQEDGIYSIFPTHYPDGFQVYCDMSTDGGGWTVFQRREDGSVNFFRGWEAYRDGFGKLTGEHWLGLKRIHLLTVQGSYELRIDLEDFDNGTAFAHYGSFGVGLFSVDPEEDGYPISIADYSGTAGDSFLKHNGMKFTTKDLDNDHSENNCASFYHGAWWYRNCHTSNLNGQYLRGHHSSYADGIEWSSWTGWQYSLKFTEMKIRPIREEN; this is encoded by the exons ATGGGGAACGAGCGTTGGAAAACCGTGGGAGGAGCCTCGCAACTTGAGGATGGGCAGCAGGAGAAATCACAG AGGATGAGCTGTGGCTACATCCTGTGCACCGTGCTGCTCTCGGTGGCCGTGCTCCTGGCCGTGACAGTCACCGGCGCCATCCTCTTCATGAACCACTACCACACGCCCGTCACCGAGCCGCCCCCCGTCATCAGCACCAACCCCGAGGAGGCCAACGCGCTGGTGACCATCGAGAAGGCCGACAGCTCCCGCATCAACATCTTCATCGACCCCAACTGCCCCAGCGCCGCCGGCACCCTGGGCCGCGTGGAGggcctgcagagctccctgctgcacGCCCTCACTGAGCACGACGCCGAGGCCAAGGCCACCAAGAGCCAGCAGAAGGCCCTGCTGGTGACGGTGGCGGATGAGGTGGCCAAGCTGCTGAGCCACGCGGTGCAGCTGCGTGCCGACTGCGACGGGCTCAAGAAGGGGCACAGCGCCATGGGGCAGGAACTCAGcgccctgcagggagagcagggcaggctcatccag CTGCTGTCGGAGAGCCAGAGCAGCATGGCCCGGCTGGTGAGCTCCGTCAGCGATGCGCTGGACTCGCTGCAGAGGGAGCGCGGTggggcccggccccggctcAAGGCTGACCTGCAGCGAGCCCCGGCCAGGggagcccggccccggggctgctccaACG GCTCCCGGCCCCGAGACTGCTTTGACATCTACATgagtgggcagcaggaggatgggATTTACTCCATCTTCCCCACGCACTACCCCGATGGCTTCCAGGTCTACTGTGACATGAGCACGGACGGGGGCGGCTGGACG gtgttccAGCGGCGGGAGGACGGCTCCGTGAACTTTTTCCGTGGCTGGGAAGCCTACCGGGACGGCTTCGGGAAGCTGACGGGAGAGcactggctgg ggctcaAGAGGATCCACCTGCTGACGGTGCAGGGCAGCTACGAGCTCCGCATCGACCTGGAGGACTTCGACAACGGCACCGCCTTCGCCCACTACGGCAGCTTCGGGGTGGGGCTCTTCTCCGTGGACCCCGAGGAGGACGGGTACCCCATCAGCATCGCCGACTACTCAGGGACTGCAG gtgacTCCTTCCTGAAGCACAACGGGATGAAGTTCACCACCAAGGACCTGGACAACGACCACTCGGAGAACAACTGCGCCTCCTTCTACCACGGCGCCTGGTGGTACCGCAACTGCCACACGTCCAACCTGAACGGGCAGTACCTGCGCGGCCACCACAGCTCCTACGCCGACGGCATCGAGTGGTCCTCCTGGACCGGCTGGCAGTACTCGCTCAAGTTCACCGAGATGAAGATCCGGCCCATCCGCGAGGAGAATTAG